One segment of Anatilimnocola aggregata DNA contains the following:
- a CDS encoding DNA methyltransferase, with translation MNVNKYDSHPAANIFPIANGPELDKLAADIKANGQHHPIVLHEGKILDGRRRYLACLKAEIEPKFLAWDGKGSPLDYVISTNVHRRHLSSSQRAIVALRMLPLLAEEAKERQRQSNGRGKKGAQKCAGTKGKAASIAAKLVGCCPRLVEQAKSIQASRPKLIEQVESGAVTISHAVAALQSVDQSEAQEGPQDLQAPENQMILARSIKGAGGKRNQLDLYQTPRHAIASLLHREEFTGLTWEPATGDGRIAEMLRTARYEVVESDLSSGTDFLEDERQVDNVVTNPPYSHKNEFIHHAKKCAANKIALLLPIDGLDTIGRYDLYQDTEFPLKAIYVFSKRLQFDESRSHQGMMTHAWFVWDRQHVGEPVIRWIPPNETATTMIVAKAEEAPESRVRQSIPALPPTTPSLRIASNPDGFRSKVEYHCGDSQQVLRTLPADSVDCCVTSVPYYLLRDYECEGQYGLEPSVGDWVENQLNVFREVRRVLRDSGTCWINVGDPYAYGTGSFNSHGRDKHWTSGIAEARRKMARSRPVHPKSLMFAPHRLAVALAEDGWIGRAEIILQKYGVDGCKDRPVRCHEYLYLFTKTDDYHFDSDCLRVPYAPKTSARGHSASPRRRKSESRKPAFELHPLGKLRGSVWNAGRASGAGGHPAPMPLQIAVDCVRAGCPEGGTVLEPFLGSGTTAVACVENGRHCIGIDLNRSYLDIAMKRVPGSRII, from the coding sequence ATGAACGTGAACAAGTACGACTCTCACCCCGCCGCCAACATTTTCCCCATCGCCAACGGCCCCGAACTTGATAAACTTGCCGCCGACATCAAGGCGAACGGCCAGCATCACCCAATTGTTCTCCACGAGGGCAAGATTCTGGATGGACGCCGCCGCTACCTCGCCTGCTTGAAGGCGGAGATCGAGCCAAAATTTTTGGCTTGGGATGGCAAAGGCTCGCCGCTCGATTACGTGATTTCCACGAACGTGCATCGACGCCACCTTTCGTCGAGTCAGCGTGCAATCGTCGCTTTGCGTATGTTGCCGTTGTTGGCCGAAGAAGCCAAAGAACGCCAGCGGCAATCCAATGGCCGAGGCAAAAAGGGAGCGCAGAAATGCGCTGGCACGAAGGGCAAGGCCGCTTCGATTGCGGCGAAGTTAGTGGGGTGCTGTCCTCGTTTAGTCGAACAGGCAAAGTCCATTCAAGCGTCTCGTCCCAAGCTGATTGAGCAAGTGGAATCGGGAGCGGTGACGATTTCCCACGCTGTTGCCGCCCTCCAAAGTGTCGATCAGTCGGAGGCGCAGGAAGGCCCCCAAGATTTGCAGGCACCTGAGAATCAGATGATTCTTGCTCGGTCAATCAAAGGGGCTGGTGGCAAACGCAATCAACTCGATCTTTACCAGACTCCTCGGCATGCAATCGCTTCGCTTTTGCACCGGGAAGAATTTACTGGTCTGACGTGGGAACCGGCAACGGGCGATGGGCGCATCGCTGAAATGCTGCGAACTGCTCGCTACGAAGTTGTGGAATCTGATTTGAGTAGCGGCACCGACTTCTTAGAGGACGAACGGCAAGTTGACAACGTGGTAACGAACCCGCCATATAGCCACAAGAACGAGTTCATCCATCACGCAAAGAAGTGCGCTGCCAACAAGATTGCGCTGCTGCTTCCGATTGATGGACTCGACACGATTGGGCGGTACGATCTTTACCAGGATACAGAGTTTCCGCTGAAGGCGATCTACGTCTTTTCCAAGCGACTGCAGTTCGACGAATCCCGAAGCCATCAGGGAATGATGACGCATGCTTGGTTTGTCTGGGACCGGCAGCACGTTGGCGAACCGGTCATCCGTTGGATTCCCCCAAACGAAACAGCAACTACGATGATCGTGGCGAAAGCTGAGGAGGCTCCCGAGTCACGAGTTCGGCAAAGTATTCCCGCACTTCCGCCAACCACTCCGTCATTGCGTATTGCCTCCAATCCCGACGGCTTCCGGTCCAAGGTGGAGTATCACTGTGGCGACTCACAGCAGGTGCTTCGTACCTTGCCAGCCGATTCAGTTGATTGTTGCGTCACAAGTGTGCCGTACTACCTGCTTCGGGATTACGAATGCGAGGGACAATACGGCCTTGAGCCAAGCGTAGGCGATTGGGTCGAGAACCAGCTAAATGTCTTTCGAGAAGTGCGCCGAGTGCTTCGTGACAGCGGCACTTGCTGGATTAACGTCGGTGATCCCTATGCCTATGGCACCGGGTCATTCAACTCTCACGGTCGAGATAAACATTGGACCTCAGGCATCGCTGAAGCTCGTCGCAAGATGGCACGGAGCCGCCCAGTCCACCCGAAGAGCCTCATGTTCGCCCCTCACCGGCTTGCAGTTGCACTTGCCGAGGACGGATGGATCGGTCGGGCAGAGATCATCTTGCAGAAGTACGGTGTCGATGGTTGCAAGGATCGTCCAGTCCGCTGTCACGAGTACCTTTACCTGTTCACGAAAACGGATGACTACCACTTTGATTCCGATTGTCTGCGAGTTCCCTATGCCCCCAAGACATCGGCACGAGGTCACTCTGCCTCGCCACGTCGCCGGAAGTCTGAGTCACGTAAACCCGCATTTGAGCTTCACCCTCTCGGCAAACTTCGTGGCTCAGTTTGGAACGCTGGCCGGGCATCAGGCGCTGGAGGTCATCCAGCGCCGATGCCGCTGCAGATCGCCGTCGATTGTGTTCGAGCGGGGTGCCCGGAAGGCGGAACGGTGCTCGAACCATTTTTGGGTAGCGGGACGACTGCAGTTGCCTGCGTCGAGAATGGTCGGCACTGCATCGGAATCGACCTGAACCGCAGTTACCTGGACATCGCTATGAAACGAGTGCCTGGGTCGAGGATCATTTGA